A genomic stretch from Chloroflexota bacterium includes:
- a CDS encoding transposase — VEVLLGQWRRIYNEARPHSALGYRPPAPEAMLPRLAFSSSAGLT, encoded by the coding sequence AGGTGGAGGTGCTCCTCGGACAGTGGAGGCGAATCTACAACGAGGCCCGGCCCCACAGCGCCCTCGGCTACCGCCCGCCAGCGCCTGAGGCGATGTTGCCACGACTGGCGTTCAGCAGTTCCGCCGGACTAACATAG
- a CDS encoding alpha/beta fold hydrolase: MVQSLGAGHTQKRKSITTVVHGTGAAHLDWWRPNSSFMNGVASQVRNLYTSPDYFRWPGANNDKDRRRAARALVDWVNGHLEPRGYLQLICHSHGGNVAMLATELDLNISHLILLGTPIRTEYTPNLKRVWTVNNVYVPWDIVQTAGSLPYRRGEGRALADTNKLFNRPIQNRIGGIKQSHSDLHDWKVWIDPANRLDQMLWKF, from the coding sequence GTGGTACAAAGTCTGGGGGCAGGTCATACCCAAAAGCGCAAATCAATCACTACTGTTGTCCACGGTACTGGAGCTGCGCACTTAGATTGGTGGAGGCCCAACTCCTCTTTTATGAATGGGGTTGCTAGTCAGGTTAGGAACTTATACACCTCTCCGGATTACTTTCGTTGGCCAGGTGCAAACAACGATAAAGATCGAAGACGGGCCGCACGGGCTTTGGTCGACTGGGTAAATGGACATCTAGAACCTCGAGGGTATCTACAGCTGATTTGCCATAGTCACGGTGGTAACGTAGCAATGCTTGCTACCGAGCTAGACTTGAACATTTCGCATTTGATCCTTTTAGGAACTCCAATTCGTACTGAGTACACCCCAAACCTAAAGAGAGTCTGGACCGTCAACAATGTCTACGTCCCCTGGGACATTGTCCAAACCGCTGGATCACTGCCATATCGGAGGGGTGAAGGCCGAGCCCTTGCCGATACAAACAAGTTATTCAATAGGCCAATTCAGAACAGGATCGGTGGTATCAAACAGTCGCACTCAGACCTTCACGATTGGAAAGTTTGGATTGACCCGGCCAATAGGCTGGATCAGATGCTCTGGAAGTTTTAG